In one window of Meleagris gallopavo isolate NT-WF06-2002-E0010 breed Aviagen turkey brand Nicholas breeding stock chromosome 12, Turkey_5.1, whole genome shotgun sequence DNA:
- the GLCE gene encoding D-glucuronyl C5-epimerase isoform X2, which produces MSFEGYNVEVRDRVKCISGVEGVPLSTQWGPQGYFYPIQIAQYGLSHYSKNLTEKPPHIEVYETAEEKDRGSRAAEWIVPKGCSLSTVPDKAKFTSVKHFVAPENTEGVSLQLGNTRDFIISFDLKFVTNGSISVLLETTEKNQLFTVHYVSNTQLIAFRERDIYYGIGARTAWSTVTRDLVTDLRKGVGLSNTKAVKQTKIMPKKVVRLIAKGRGFLDNVTISATAHMAAFFAASNWLVRNQDERGGWPIMVTRKLGEGFKSLDPGWYSAMAQGQAISTLVRAYLLTKEHAFLSAALRATAPYKLPSEQHGVKAVFMNRHDWYEEYPTSPSSFVLNGFMYSLIGLYDLKETAGEKLGKEARLLYERGMESLKAMLPLYDTGSGTIYDLRHFMLGTAPNLARWDYHTTHINQLQLLSTIDEAPIFKEFVRRWKSYLRGGRAKHN; this is translated from the exons GTGTGCCCTTATCCACCCAGTGGGGACCTCAGGGCTACTTCTATCCCATCCAGATCGCACAGTACGGGTTGAGTCACTACAGCAAAAACCTGACAGAGAAGCCCCCGCACATCGAGGTGTACGAAACGGCTGAGGAGAAGGAcaggggcagcagggcagccGAGTGGATCGTGCCCAAGGGCTGCTCCCTTTCCACAGTGCCCGATAAAGCCAAGTTCACCAGTGTTAAGCACTTTGTTGCTCCAG agaaCACCGAGGGGGTTTCCCTGCAGCTCGGGAACACCAgagatttcattatttctttcgATCTCAAGTTCGTAACCAACGggagcatttctgtgctgctggagacCACGGAAAAGAACCAGCTCTTCACCGTGCACTACGTCTCCAACACGCAGCTCATCGCCTTCAGGGAGCGCGACATCTACTACGGCATCGGGGCCCGCACCGCCTGGAGCACCGTCACACGGGACCTGGTGACCGACCTGCGCAAGGGCGTGGGGCTGTCCAACACCAAGGCCGTCAAGCAGACCAAAATAATGCCTAAGAAGGTGGTGAGGCTGATCGCGAAGGGGCGGGGGTTCCTCGACAACGTCACCATATCGGCCACCGCGCACATGGCGGCTTTCTTCGCGGCCAGCAACTGGCTGGTGAGGAACCAGGACGAGCGGGGCGGCTGGCCCATCATGGTGACCAGGAAGCTGGGGGAAGGCTTCAAGTCCTTGGACCCGGGCTGGTACTCGGCCATGGCGCAGGGCCAGGCCATCTCCACGCTGGTGCGGGCCTACCTGCTGACCAAGGAGCACGCCTTCCTCAGCGCCGCGCTGCGGGCCACTGCGCCCTACAAGCTGCCATCAGAGCAGCACGGGGTGAAGGCTGTGTTCATGAACAGGCACGACTGGTACGAGGAGTACCCCACCTCGCCCAGCTCCTTTGTGCTCAACGGCTTCATGTACTCGCTCATCGGGCTCTACGACCTGAAGGAGACCGCGGGGGAGAAGCTGGGCAAAGAGGCACGGCTGCTGTATGAGCGTGGCATGGAGTCCCTGAAGGCCATGCTGCCCCTCTACGACACCGGCTCCGGGACCATCTACGACCTGCGGCACTTCATGCTGGGCACCGCTCCCAACCTGGCGCGCTGGGACTACCACACCACCCACATCaaccagctccagctgctcagcaccatCGACGAGGCCCCGATTTTTAAAGAGTTTGTCAGGAGGTGGAAGAGCTACCTGCGGGGCGGCAGGGCAAAGCACAACTAG